In one Echinicola marina genomic region, the following are encoded:
- a CDS encoding DUF1896 family protein yields the protein MLNLQEDYSVTTYLERKVQDIMPLAEQLLSDNQPGYAIEELCLDRMTEELRPSRYHYLLSVLEEEFSADYEQLRESGALTFETVNLIEFCEKIFDGYGFSEENEEDRHLRYAVIGQVQEYLS from the coding sequence ATGTTGAATCTACAGGAAGATTACTCAGTCACTACATATCTTGAAAGGAAGGTACAGGACATTATGCCTTTGGCGGAACAATTACTTTCCGATAACCAACCGGGGTACGCTATTGAAGAACTGTGCCTGGATCGGATGACCGAAGAACTCAGGCCGTCCCGGTACCACTACCTCCTTTCAGTACTCGAAGAAGAATTCAGTGCCGATTATGAGCAATTAAGAGAAAGCGGGGCACTCACCTTTGAGACAGTCAACCTTATTGAATTCTGCGAGAAAATTTTTGACGGATACGGATTTAGCGAAGAAAATGAAGAGGACAGGCATCTGCGATACGCTGTGATCGGACAGGTACAAGAGTATCTCAGTTAA
- a CDS encoding plasmid mobilization protein: MIKDNEMEGKRSNRTRIIGLRLTPGEYAKIEKKWQASTCRKLSEYVRHSLFEKPIVTTYRNQSADDFMAEMARLRQELNHVGNNFNQAVKKLHTLDGIAEFKRWLIAYEVEKKTLFNKVDEIKKHIQKMAEKWLQ, translated from the coding sequence GTGATAAAGGATAATGAGATGGAAGGAAAAAGATCAAACAGGACACGCATCATCGGGCTACGGTTAACGCCCGGAGAGTACGCAAAGATCGAAAAGAAATGGCAGGCCAGCACCTGCCGAAAGCTAAGCGAATATGTTCGCCATAGCCTCTTTGAAAAGCCAATTGTAACCACTTATCGCAACCAATCTGCCGATGACTTTATGGCAGAGATGGCCAGGTTACGACAGGAACTCAACCATGTAGGCAACAACTTTAATCAAGCCGTAAAAAAGCTGCATACACTTGATGGGATTGCGGAATTTAAACGCTGGTTGATCGCCTACGAAGTTGAAAAAAAGACCCTGTTCAATAAGGTGGATGAGATCAAAAAACACATTCAAAAAATGGCTGAAAAATGGTTGCAGTAA
- the mobC gene encoding conjugal transfer protein MobC has protein sequence MAMHTGENEQALRKILDMTRLISITILIIHFYYYCYSAFEVWGLSSTFSDRILGNIYKTGLFSNFHKSKLIALGFLCISLLGAKGKKNEKLNHKTAFAYLITGLLIYFISYLCMKLNTPMLTIAILYMALTGIGFLLVLTGGTLLSRIIRNKLNNKDIFNKENETFPQEERLLENEYSVNLPARYQLKDKRRNSWVNIINPFRAIMVLGTPGSGKSYFVIRHVITQHIRKGFTMFVYDFKFDDLSKIAYNTWLKNKHGYAKPPAFYVINFDDLTRSHQCNPLEPSAMTDITDAAESARTILMGLNREWIKRQGDFFVESPINFLTAVIWYLKKYKDGEFCTLPHVIELMQVDYDSLFTLLRTEKEIEVLINPFVNAYLNDVMEQLEGQIAAAKVAMARLSSPQLYYVLSGNDFNLDINNSDDPKIVCVGNNPQKIQIYGAVLSLYVNRLIKLVNKKGKLKSSLIFDEFPTIYLNNMDSLIATARSNKVSTCLGVQDFSQLRKDYGREQADVIMNITGNIISGQVTGDTAKQLSERFGKIMQDRESYSINSGDTSISRSKQLEAAIPPSKISGLSSGEFVGMVADNPDCRIDLKAFHCEIINDHQALKKEEQNYQDIEVVRKLDTSMVQRNYLQIKQDIQDIIQSEMERLLNDPGLSHLIIKKA, from the coding sequence ATGGCAATGCATACCGGAGAGAATGAACAGGCGCTGAGGAAGATTTTGGATATGACAAGGCTGATCAGCATTACCATTTTAATCATCCACTTCTATTATTACTGTTACAGCGCATTTGAAGTATGGGGATTGAGCAGCACTTTTAGCGACCGTATATTAGGCAATATCTATAAAACAGGATTGTTCAGCAATTTTCATAAATCCAAGCTGATTGCTCTTGGTTTTTTGTGTATTTCCCTTTTGGGAGCCAAAGGGAAAAAGAATGAAAAACTGAACCACAAAACGGCCTTTGCCTACCTGATCACGGGACTGCTCATTTATTTTATCAGCTATTTGTGTATGAAGTTGAACACACCTATGCTGACGATAGCTATCCTGTATATGGCACTCACAGGAATTGGCTTTCTGCTGGTGTTGACGGGTGGCACCTTGCTTTCCCGGATCATCAGGAACAAGCTCAACAACAAGGATATTTTCAATAAAGAAAATGAGACCTTCCCCCAGGAGGAACGATTGCTGGAAAACGAGTATTCTGTCAATCTTCCTGCCCGATATCAATTAAAGGATAAGCGGAGAAACAGTTGGGTCAACATCATTAATCCGTTCCGGGCAATTATGGTATTGGGAACGCCTGGTTCGGGAAAATCCTACTTCGTTATACGTCATGTGATCACCCAACATATCCGAAAGGGATTTACCATGTTCGTGTACGACTTTAAATTTGACGACCTTTCTAAAATAGCCTATAACACTTGGCTGAAAAACAAGCATGGGTATGCGAAACCACCGGCCTTTTATGTGATCAATTTCGATGACCTGACCCGGAGCCACCAGTGCAATCCCCTGGAACCATCAGCTATGACAGACATTACCGATGCTGCCGAGAGTGCCCGTACCATTTTGATGGGGTTAAACCGGGAGTGGATCAAACGTCAGGGAGACTTCTTTGTAGAGTCCCCGATCAACTTTCTGACAGCAGTTATCTGGTATTTAAAAAAATACAAGGACGGAGAGTTTTGCACCCTCCCGCACGTCATTGAACTGATGCAGGTGGATTATGATAGCCTGTTCACCCTATTACGTACCGAAAAGGAAATTGAAGTGCTGATCAATCCTTTTGTCAATGCTTATCTGAACGATGTGATGGAACAATTGGAAGGCCAGATCGCTGCGGCAAAAGTGGCGATGGCAAGGCTTTCATCTCCACAATTATACTATGTGCTATCCGGTAACGATTTCAATCTGGACATCAACAATTCGGATGATCCCAAAATAGTGTGCGTGGGAAACAACCCGCAAAAGATACAGATCTATGGAGCCGTGTTATCGCTTTATGTAAATCGGCTGATAAAGCTGGTAAACAAAAAAGGGAAATTAAAGAGCAGCCTCATTTTTGATGAGTTTCCGACCATTTACCTGAACAATATGGACAGCCTGATCGCTACTGCCCGCAGCAATAAAGTTTCTACCTGTCTAGGTGTTCAGGATTTCAGTCAACTCCGTAAAGATTATGGACGTGAGCAGGCCGATGTTATCATGAATATTACCGGGAATATCATTAGCGGCCAGGTGACAGGTGATACGGCTAAACAGCTATCAGAGCGTTTTGGGAAAATTATGCAGGACAGGGAGAGCTATTCCATTAACAGTGGAGATACTTCGATCAGCCGATCCAAACAATTGGAAGCAGCCATACCGCCTTCAAAGATATCAGGGTTAAGTTCCGGTGAATTTGTGGGTATGGTGGCCGATAATCCCGATTGCAGGATCGACTTGAAAGCCTTCCATTGTGAGATCATCAACGATCACCAGGCTTTAAAGAAGGAAGAGCAAAACTACCAGGACATTGAAGTTGTCCGTAAGCTGGATACGAGTATGGTGCAACGGAACTACCTGCAAATCAAACAGGATATCCAGGATATTATCCAATCGGAAATGGAACGGCTATTGAATGATCCGGGGCTGAGCCATTTGATCATAAAAAAAGCTTGA
- a CDS encoding relaxase/mobilization nuclease domain-containing protein, with protein MVAVIKTGHSIHRILNYNENKVKQGVAKCIGAGNYPVDPDKMSFTMKLNRFLKQMELNEKTKRNSVHISLNFDVSENHLSKEKLLEIADSYLDKIGFGRQPYLVYQHHDAGHPHIHLVTTNIEADGKRIDLHHLGIRKSEPARKTLEKEFGLVEAEAQKKDENYKLKPIAVSKAMYGKSQTKMAIQNILENVLTPYKYTSLPELNAILNQYNVKAERGTENSKVYQTGGLIYRVLDADGNPVGVPIKASLFYNKPTLKFLEQKFKENAAKRMPFRSRVKNAVDKELLSKKISLQELINALEKQGIHVVLRQNANGILYGITYVDHQTKCVFNGSALGKAYSAKAIQERCLPEGVPGQDLLAHPDLKQKIGLQPQATAAAETKGTDKDFQPATRSTGKENLLEVLTQAESTLDYLPHQLKKKRKKKKRKNLNNNQ; from the coding sequence ATGGTTGCAGTAATCAAAACGGGGCACTCCATTCACCGCATTTTGAACTATAATGAGAACAAAGTGAAGCAGGGAGTCGCCAAGTGTATCGGGGCAGGAAATTACCCGGTTGATCCGGACAAAATGAGCTTTACCATGAAGCTGAACCGCTTCCTGAAACAGATGGAATTAAACGAAAAAACAAAGCGGAACAGCGTACATATTTCGCTCAATTTTGATGTTTCCGAAAACCATTTATCAAAAGAAAAACTGCTTGAAATTGCGGACAGTTACCTAGATAAAATTGGCTTTGGCCGACAACCCTATTTGGTTTATCAACACCATGATGCGGGACACCCCCACATTCATCTGGTGACCACCAATATCGAAGCCGATGGCAAACGGATTGACCTGCATCATTTGGGTATCCGCAAGTCGGAACCAGCCCGCAAAACACTGGAAAAAGAGTTTGGTTTGGTAGAAGCCGAAGCCCAGAAGAAAGATGAAAATTATAAGCTAAAACCCATAGCTGTTAGCAAAGCCATGTATGGTAAATCACAGACCAAAATGGCTATTCAAAATATTTTGGAAAATGTATTGACTCCTTATAAATATACCAGCCTTCCGGAACTGAATGCCATACTTAACCAGTACAATGTAAAGGCGGAAAGAGGAACAGAAAATTCCAAAGTTTACCAGACCGGAGGACTTATTTATCGGGTGCTGGATGCCGATGGAAACCCTGTAGGCGTGCCCATCAAAGCTAGCCTCTTTTACAACAAGCCAACACTGAAATTCCTGGAGCAGAAATTCAAAGAAAATGCCGCTAAACGAATGCCTTTCAGAAGCCGGGTTAAAAATGCCGTGGACAAGGAATTGTTGTCAAAAAAGATATCGTTGCAGGAACTAATAAATGCATTGGAAAAGCAAGGCATTCATGTGGTGTTGAGACAAAATGCAAACGGAATCCTGTATGGGATCACCTATGTTGACCACCAAACCAAATGCGTCTTTAATGGAAGTGCTTTGGGCAAAGCATACAGTGCCAAGGCTATTCAGGAAAGATGCCTGCCGGAAGGTGTTCCAGGACAGGATTTGCTGGCGCATCCCGACCTGAAACAAAAGATTGGGTTACAGCCACAGGCTACTGCTGCGGCAGAAACCAAAGGAACTGATAAAGACTTTCAGCCCGCTACGAGGTCAACAGGAAAAGAAAACCTGCTGGAGGTTTTGACACAGGCTGAAAGTACACTGGACTACTTGCCTCACCAGCTTAAAAAGAAACGGAAAAAGAAAAAAAGAAAGAACCTGAATAATAACCAGTAA
- a CDS encoding DUF4134 domain-containing protein — MCSKKTTKFNRKRAITVCTVLALLAIYYGAYAQDGIQGINEANTKVRSYFAAGTNLMYAVGAILGLIGAVKVYQKWNNGDQDTGKVAAAWFGSCIFLVVVATVIQSFFGI, encoded by the coding sequence ATGTGCAGCAAGAAAACGACAAAGTTTAACCGCAAGAGGGCCATTACGGTTTGTACCGTTCTGGCACTACTGGCCATCTACTATGGTGCTTACGCACAGGATGGCATTCAGGGCATCAACGAAGCGAACACTAAGGTACGCAGCTACTTTGCCGCAGGTACGAACCTGATGTATGCCGTAGGTGCCATTCTGGGATTGATTGGAGCCGTCAAGGTCTATCAGAAATGGAACAATGGCGACCAGGACACCGGCAAGGTGGCAGCCGCATGGTTTGGCAGTTGTATTTTCCTGGTTGTGGTAGCCACCGTGATCCAGTCTTTCTTTGGTATTTAA
- a CDS encoding DUF6660 family protein, which yields MKIACYILSFYFIALTGIACADTVPINSEGQTVIVVDSNQNGHSQNHSDTNDGCSPLCVCHCCHMHFISTAGIAFTDFKKLPVLHQFFHQDFNSIEIFDFLKPPRT from the coding sequence ATGAAAATCGCATGCTACATATTAAGTTTTTATTTTATAGCCTTAACCGGGATAGCATGCGCTGATACTGTCCCTATAAATAGCGAGGGACAGACCGTGATAGTTGTAGATTCAAATCAAAATGGCCATAGTCAAAATCACTCTGATACTAACGACGGCTGTTCTCCTCTTTGTGTATGTCATTGTTGCCATATGCATTTTATTTCAACTGCAGGTATAGCCTTCACAGATTTTAAAAAGCTACCTGTACTTCACCAATTTTTTCACCAGGATTTCAACAGTATAGAAATCTTTGATTTTCTCAAACCCCCAAGGACATAA
- a CDS encoding transporter: MNKLVIILIIGSSIMWTHKGLAQNGLWSSKRPDGHAPIGIMGDHYHSKGEWMFSYRFMSMNMNGNISGNKTISDDVILKDYMVAPQKMSMNMHMVGAMYAVHDRITLVTMLNYTNQEMSLVNRMGQAFNTSSSGFSDISIFTLIKLLNAKRQSLHLNAGISIPTGSISQRGSTPYSENTKLPYSMQLGSGTWEPRIGITYQGQSTNFSWGAQPLIIFRNGENSEGYGLGNSISINAWSSIKTNSWLSFSFRSTYTKTSAFTGSDSELNPMMSPAANSNNTGGENITFWGGGNFYIPSGKLKNCRLAIEVGLPAYQNVSGIQMKQTLSLVSGIQYNFGGSVH, from the coding sequence ATGAATAAACTAGTAATCATTTTAATAATAGGTTCATCGATAATGTGGACACATAAGGGCTTAGCACAAAATGGGCTTTGGTCATCCAAAAGACCTGACGGACATGCTCCAATCGGAATCATGGGAGATCATTATCATTCTAAAGGAGAATGGATGTTTTCATACAGATTCATGTCTATGAATATGAATGGAAATATCTCCGGGAATAAGACTATTTCTGATGACGTCATCCTCAAAGATTATATGGTAGCTCCTCAAAAAATGTCAATGAACATGCATATGGTCGGAGCTATGTACGCTGTACATGATAGAATTACCCTAGTGACCATGTTGAACTACACAAACCAGGAAATGAGCTTGGTTAACCGAATGGGACAAGCATTCAATACTTCTTCCTCTGGTTTCAGTGATATTTCCATCTTCACACTTATCAAACTTTTAAATGCAAAACGTCAGTCACTTCACCTTAATGCAGGTATAAGTATTCCTACAGGTAGTATTTCACAACGAGGAAGTACTCCTTACTCCGAAAACACGAAGTTACCCTATTCTATGCAACTGGGAAGTGGCACATGGGAACCCCGGATCGGCATTACATACCAGGGACAATCCACAAATTTTTCATGGGGAGCTCAGCCATTAATTATTTTTAGAAATGGAGAAAACTCAGAAGGCTATGGTTTGGGTAATAGTATATCAATCAATGCATGGAGCAGCATAAAAACTAATAGTTGGCTTAGTTTTTCTTTTCGTAGCACCTACACCAAGACTTCAGCTTTTACAGGTTCTGATAGTGAGCTAAACCCTATGATGTCACCTGCTGCTAATAGTAATAATACTGGTGGAGAAAATATCACCTTCTGGGGAGGGGGAAACTTTTATATCCCCTCTGGTAAATTAAAAAACTGTCGTCTGGCGATAGAAGTGGGACTACCCGCTTATCAAAATGTCTCAGGAATCCAGATGAAGCAAACTTTATCCTTGGTTTCTGGGATCCAATACAATTTTGGTGGCAGTGTACATTAG
- the nhaA gene encoding Na+/H+ antiporter NhaA: protein MDSSVAENNNGYIKQTAKRFLDRETTGGLCLIVATIIALLLGNSQWAEAYHHYLSDEFIFEFSEHFSFGLTIEEWINDGLMAIFFLVAGMELKREILVGELSSFKKASMPLFAAFGGMLFPALIFTALNLQQESINGWGIPMATDIAYSLGIIGLLGSRVPSQLKLFLIALAIADDLGAILVIALFYTEQINGQFLATGLSIFLVLMLINYLGVKNLLWFIIGGIVLWFCFLNSGIHPTIAGVLFAITIPVKPKLDSKILKDRTAHHVAALEQTEIETKDPLQDIQQRRILKAIKRDTENSRPPLLKLENALVDFNAFFIIPVFAIANAGVKLNIGILQVLSSSLGLGILLGLALGKVLGITLFSYLGEMLGISERHTSLRWPHIIGMGMVAGVGFTMSLFITNLAYDNEQLIQVAKISILLASLIAALGGAVTLFFTRPKY from the coding sequence ATGGATTCATCAGTAGCTGAAAACAATAACGGCTATATTAAACAAACCGCAAAGAGATTTCTCGACAGGGAAACCACAGGCGGGCTATGCCTAATTGTAGCTACAATCATAGCACTTTTGCTAGGCAACTCCCAATGGGCTGAGGCATACCATCATTACCTATCAGATGAATTTATATTTGAGTTTTCAGAACATTTTAGCTTTGGACTCACCATTGAGGAATGGATCAATGATGGATTAATGGCCATCTTCTTTCTTGTAGCTGGCATGGAATTGAAAAGAGAAATACTGGTTGGAGAGCTGTCTTCCTTCAAGAAAGCTTCAATGCCACTATTTGCTGCATTCGGAGGAATGCTCTTTCCAGCATTGATTTTCACTGCTTTAAATCTGCAGCAAGAAAGTATCAACGGGTGGGGAATTCCCATGGCAACCGATATAGCCTATTCTCTAGGTATTATTGGCCTGCTTGGGTCTCGTGTGCCATCACAGTTAAAATTGTTTCTTATTGCTTTAGCTATTGCAGATGATCTGGGGGCTATTTTGGTAATTGCCCTGTTCTATACTGAACAAATAAATGGGCAGTTCTTAGCCACAGGATTGAGCATATTCTTGGTACTCATGCTAATCAATTATCTAGGTGTCAAGAATCTACTTTGGTTCATCATTGGAGGTATTGTGCTATGGTTTTGCTTTTTGAATTCAGGCATACACCCAACCATTGCAGGAGTCCTTTTTGCTATTACAATTCCAGTCAAGCCAAAATTGGATAGCAAGATATTAAAAGACAGAACAGCTCACCATGTAGCAGCTCTCGAACAAACCGAAATAGAAACCAAAGACCCTTTACAAGACATCCAACAAAGGAGAATATTAAAAGCGATCAAAAGGGATACAGAAAACTCGAGACCTCCGCTCCTAAAACTTGAAAACGCTTTAGTTGATTTCAATGCTTTTTTTATCATACCTGTTTTTGCCATTGCCAATGCAGGTGTCAAGCTCAACATTGGCATTTTACAGGTTCTCTCAAGCTCCCTCGGGCTTGGAATACTACTGGGACTTGCCCTTGGCAAAGTATTAGGGATCACTCTGTTTTCCTACTTAGGAGAAATGCTAGGCATTTCAGAGCGACATACATCTTTGCGTTGGCCGCATATTATCGGAATGGGAATGGTGGCAGGTGTAGGCTTTACAATGTCTCTATTCATTACCAATCTGGCATATGACAACGAACAATTGATCCAGGTAGCAAAGATCAGTATTCTTTTAGCTTCACTCATCGCTGCGCTAGGAGGTGCCGTTACATTATTCTTCACTAGGCCTAAGTACTGA
- a CDS encoding toprim domain-containing protein, with product MDFRKQRLSIAEAKEMDMVHYLSSLGHEASKIRNNDYWYVSPLRQEHTPSFKVNRRLNRWYDHGIGKGGNIVDFGIEYFRCSVGEFLNKLNGDLSLHKPFENLSKTENESEHKIKILNNFELSSYALIRYLEQRKIPIEIAAKYCREVRYELNAKTYYGIGFKNDSSGFEIRNPYFKASSSPKDITTIKNGSDEVAVFEGFMDFLSFKSIEKNEVHSASDFTILNSLSLFEKARPFLESHQTTRLYLDNDATGQKVTQQALSLSDKYVDESRLYQNHKDLNDWAVHSAKQQSKRLGNRL from the coding sequence ATGGATTTCAGGAAACAAAGGCTTTCCATTGCGGAAGCCAAAGAAATGGACATGGTTCATTACCTGTCCTCATTAGGCCATGAAGCCTCAAAGATCAGGAACAATGACTATTGGTATGTTTCTCCCTTACGGCAGGAACATACACCTTCTTTTAAAGTCAACCGAAGACTGAACCGGTGGTACGATCATGGGATTGGGAAAGGCGGTAATATAGTGGATTTTGGTATCGAATATTTCCGTTGCTCAGTCGGGGAATTTCTTAACAAATTGAATGGCGATTTATCCCTTCATAAGCCATTTGAAAACCTTTCCAAAACCGAAAATGAATCGGAACATAAAATTAAAATTTTGAATAACTTTGAACTCAGTTCGTATGCCCTGATCCGTTACTTGGAACAACGGAAAATCCCAATTGAAATAGCAGCTAAATATTGCCGTGAAGTTCGGTACGAATTAAATGCAAAAACCTATTACGGGATTGGGTTTAAAAATGATTCCAGCGGATTTGAAATACGCAATCCTTACTTCAAGGCAAGCAGTTCGCCAAAGGACATCACTACTATCAAAAATGGTTCTGATGAGGTGGCTGTGTTCGAAGGGTTTATGGATTTTCTTTCGTTCAAAAGTATTGAGAAAAATGAGGTGCATAGCGCTTCCGATTTTACGATTTTAAATTCCCTTTCCCTGTTCGAAAAAGCCCGTCCTTTTTTGGAATCACATCAGACCACACGCCTCTATCTGGACAATGATGCCACTGGACAAAAAGTTACCCAACAGGCATTGTCGCTAAGTGATAAGTATGTGGATGAAAGCAGGCTTTATCAAAATCATAAAGACCTTAATGATTGGGCTGTGCATTCCGCAAAGCAGCAAAGCAAACGTTTAGGCAACAGACTGTAA
- a CDS encoding SpoIIAA family protein, translating into MLQILSLTNGNIIATKADSQLSQQDMEKIHPIAHNILNNNQRVRWYFEIEDSDGWASQGLWLNSNIDIQHAADYEKISIVVNRKWQEWIVPFLKPFCNAEIRYYDYDNQTLAKEWIHQ; encoded by the coding sequence ATGCTCCAAATTCTCTCACTAACAAATGGTAACATCATCGCTACAAAAGCTGATAGCCAGCTTTCACAACAGGATATGGAAAAGATTCACCCAATCGCTCACAACATCCTGAATAACAATCAAAGAGTAAGATGGTATTTTGAAATAGAAGATTCTGACGGATGGGCCTCACAGGGACTGTGGCTGAATTCAAACATAGATATACAGCATGCTGCGGACTATGAGAAAATATCCATCGTGGTAAACCGAAAATGGCAAGAATGGATTGTCCCCTTTTTGAAACCATTTTGCAATGCCGAAATCAGATACTATGACTATGACAATCAAACCTTAGCCAAAGAATGGATTCATCAGTAG